The following coding sequences lie in one Apium graveolens cultivar Ventura chromosome 3, ASM990537v1, whole genome shotgun sequence genomic window:
- the LOC141714570 gene encoding uncharacterized protein LOC141714570 — protein sequence MECSNRALARYAREARFRPLMDIHRVETRPPKVFKGESMDITFREADAQWIHHPHNDALVICIQIGTKNVHRAFVDNGSSANILYYSTFKKMGLPDRDMSGEDSWVYSFSGAGVRVMGSIRLPCTLGENPLSVTKMLEFKVLNQESSHNVLLG from the coding sequence ATGGAATGCAGCAACCGAGCCTTGGCAAGATACGCTAGGGAAGCCCGGTTCAGGCCTCTCATGGACATTCATAGGGTAGAAACTCGGCCGCCCAAAGTATTTAAGGGTGAGTCCATGGATATCACCTTCAGAGAAGCAGATGCCCAATGGATACATCATCCCCACAATGATGCGCTGGTTATTTGTATCCAAATCGGAACCAAAAATGTCCATAGAGCCTTCGTGGATAATGGAAGCTCGGCAAACATCCTCTATTACAGCACCTTCAAAAAGATGGGACTACCTGATCGGGATATGTCGGGGGAAGACTCGTGGGTCTATAGTTTTTCAGGCGCAGGAGTTAGAGTCATGGGATCGATTCGGCTGCCATGTACTTTGGGGGAAAACCCATTGTCGGTAACAAAGATGCTTGAATTTAAGGTCCTGAATCAGGAATCATCCCACAACGTGTTGTTGGGATGA
- the LOC141714571 gene encoding uncharacterized protein LOC141714571 yields MEKLVYALILAARKLRPYFQAYRIEVRTAYPLRHILHKLESSGRMLKWAVELGQFDLEYCPCTAIKGQALVDFILEFDAEVDDKAIVLAEPTSQGSSGIVLVTPEGHRLMSAIHFKFYATNNDVEYEALINGLKLALEVGAVNLIVRTDSELVVNQKAFREKKIVIADALAKMGSQMDSIQLGQIPLGIQEIPSIPEVEVLQMQEVPRENWMTPIHNYIQTGAVPEDKLQARRLRYQAAKYVEYDGILYKRGFNQPLLRCMDIEEGNYILREVH; encoded by the exons ATGGAGAAACTAGTGTATGCACTTATTCTTGCAGCACGAAAGCTAAGACCATACTTTCAGGCTTACCGAATAGAAGTTCGCACCGCTTATCCGCTTCGGCATATTCTACATAAACTCGAATCATCAGGAAGAATGTTAAAATGGGCAGTAGAGCTAGGACAATTCGATTTGGAATATTGTCCTTGCACGGCAATCAAGGGACAAGCGCTGGTCGATTTCATACTTGAGTTCGATGCAGAAGTCGATGATAAGGCCATAGTATTGGCAGAACCGACCTCGCAAGGAA GTTCCGGGATTGTCTTGGTCACTCCGGAGGGACACCGTTTGATGAGTGCTATCCATTTCAAGTTCTATGCTACTAACAATGATGTTGAGTATGAAGCCTTGATCAACGGTCTGAAATTAGCTCTGGAGGTAGGGGCCGTGAATCTGATAGTTCGGACCGATTCAGAATTAGTTGTGAACCAG AAAGCGTTCCGTGAGAAGAAAATAGTAATAGCGGATGCTCTGGCCAAGATGGGTTCACAGATGGACAGCATTCAACTTGGACAAATCCCTTTAGGAATCCAGGAAATTCCAAGCATTCCAGAGGTAGAGGTGCTTCAGATGCAAGAAGTCCCGCGAGAAAACTGGATGACCCCCATTCATAACTATATTCAGACAGGAGCTGTACCAGAAGACAAATTACAAGCTCGACGTCTTCGGTACCAGGCTGCAAAGTATGTGGAATACGATGGGATATTATACAAGAGGGGGTTTAATCAGCCACTGTTGCGTTGTATGGATAtagaagaaggaaattacattCTCAGAGAGGTGCACTGA